A single genomic interval of Mucilaginibacter robiniae harbors:
- a CDS encoding glutathione peroxidase codes for MIDQSIYQFNVQKLNGEEVNLSSYKNKVLLIVNTASQCGFTPQLKDLEKLRLEFEGQDFEILAFPSNDFGGQEPLEGKSIGKFCQINFGVHFPVFSKLKVKGRDAHPLFKFLGNKKQNGHVQSSPWWNFHKYLVDRNGEVIDFFYPFTKPSSGRLKKQIEKLLAAGQEPVKAW; via the coding sequence ATGATTGATCAGAGTATTTACCAGTTTAACGTTCAAAAGTTAAACGGTGAAGAAGTTAATTTAAGCAGCTACAAAAATAAAGTACTGTTAATTGTAAATACCGCTTCGCAGTGTGGCTTTACTCCACAACTGAAAGATTTGGAAAAATTGCGACTGGAATTTGAAGGTCAGGATTTTGAAATATTGGCTTTTCCGTCAAACGATTTTGGCGGGCAGGAACCGCTGGAGGGTAAATCAATAGGCAAGTTTTGCCAGATTAATTTTGGCGTTCACTTTCCGGTATTCAGTAAGTTAAAAGTAAAAGGCCGCGATGCACATCCATTGTTTAAGTTTTTGGGCAATAAAAAGCAGAACGGACATGTCCAATCGTCACCATGGTGGAACTTCCATAAATACCTGGTTGATCGTAATGGCGAGGTGATCGACTTCTTTTATCCTTTCACCAAGCCAAGTTCAGGGCGCTTGAAAAAACAAATTGAAAAGTTGCTCGCTGCTGGGCAAGAACCTGTTAAGGCATGGTAA
- a CDS encoding DUF4294 domain-containing protein, with protein MSQNALPHPKTGKNDTIKTYLTELNGELVPWIVGSDVVIKDSRIFASDADRQAYNRLRYNVYKVIPYARMAGDRYRQLQRDLATTGDKHKQKEMINACEAQIKDIFNKQVKNLTISQGEILIKLIDRETGNNTYTLVKELKGGFHAFMFQSVARIFGHDLKETYDPSEERDIEAILQQAGYYSYNRY; from the coding sequence ATGTCTCAAAATGCATTGCCGCACCCTAAAACAGGCAAAAATGATACCATAAAAACTTACCTGACTGAACTGAATGGCGAACTGGTTCCGTGGATTGTGGGGTCAGATGTGGTGATTAAAGATTCGCGCATATTTGCCAGTGATGCCGACCGTCAGGCTTATAACCGTTTGCGTTATAATGTGTATAAAGTAATACCTTATGCCCGTATGGCAGGTGATAGGTACCGCCAATTACAACGTGATTTAGCTACCACTGGCGACAAGCATAAGCAGAAAGAAATGATTAATGCTTGTGAAGCGCAGATTAAAGATATTTTCAATAAACAGGTGAAAAACCTGACTATTAGTCAAGGCGAAATATTAATTAAACTGATTGACCGTGAAACGGGGAATAATACCTACACTTTGGTGAAAGAATTAAAAGGTGGTTTTCATGCTTTCATGTTTCAATCAGTAGCACGTATATTTGGCCACGATTTAAAAGAAACTTACGATCCATCAGAGGAGCGTGACATTGAGGCTATCCTTCAACAGGCTGGCTACTATTCTTACAATAGATATTAA